The Negativicoccus succinicivorans genome includes a region encoding these proteins:
- the rnr gene encoding ribonuclease R, translated as MAKRVIDRMQGYSPGQMVTGVYKGYATNFGFLITDDKHEDIYIGKERRGNAMHNDTVQVEVLERKSQAGKYEGQVVRVVTHANETVVGTFELQKNFAVVTPDDERMGADIYIPADQMQDAKSGAKVLVRITKWPEAKRMAEGIIEEVLGYEGDKGLDISLIIASHHIPKIFPKEVLDEAERVAKIPITPGDRMDFRDQPIITIDGADAKDFDDAVYCRTLDNGNTELGVHIADVSWYVKRGSELDKEAFRRGTSVYLADRVIPMLPEVLSNGVCSLNEGVDRYTMSVVMEVNKAGEVVNSKIGPGIIKSARRCTYAEVRKALLEDIYPDNLEPHLTMLKTWQELAERLIRMRTERGALSFDFPEFKILLDEEGKPIQIAKRDRTIAEKMVEEAMLLANETIAQFISKENRVAIFRVHQSPDKEKLQMVLNLLQVWGVQIELGAEVESKDVQKMLAVAEEHGIQPIIETMTLRSLPQAYYDIVNWGHFGLASECYTHFTSPIRRYPDLVVHRLVREVLAGKSQPARDKQWLGRAAEQSSMAERRAVEAERETNDLKRTEYMAPFVGEAFDATVTGLANFGIFVALDNGAEGLVHTDVIDNGQGHFEERDYTFKDHGGQTIFQLGDTVRVTLAKADIEHRTLDFLLGEFNSLEEVAQASAAIRSRNKGKSKTKAAKKLAKAKRLKNKNGKRGKRRRR; from the coding sequence ATGGCAAAGCGAGTGATTGACCGAATGCAGGGATACAGTCCCGGACAAATGGTAACGGGCGTATACAAAGGATACGCTACAAATTTCGGATTTTTGATTACCGACGATAAACATGAAGATATTTATATCGGCAAAGAACGTCGCGGTAATGCCATGCACAACGATACCGTACAGGTGGAAGTGCTCGAACGCAAATCACAGGCCGGTAAGTATGAAGGGCAGGTAGTACGGGTCGTCACGCACGCGAATGAAACGGTAGTCGGTACATTTGAATTGCAGAAAAATTTTGCGGTTGTAACGCCGGACGATGAGCGCATGGGGGCGGACATTTATATTCCCGCCGATCAAATGCAAGATGCCAAAAGCGGCGCCAAGGTGCTGGTACGCATCACTAAATGGCCGGAAGCAAAGCGCATGGCAGAAGGCATTATCGAAGAAGTGCTCGGTTACGAGGGCGATAAAGGGTTGGATATCAGCTTGATTATTGCCAGCCACCATATCCCCAAAATATTTCCGAAAGAAGTTCTTGACGAAGCGGAACGAGTTGCGAAAATACCGATTACACCGGGGGATCGGATGGATTTCCGAGATCAGCCGATTATCACGATCGACGGTGCGGATGCCAAAGATTTTGACGATGCCGTATACTGTCGCACATTGGACAACGGCAATACGGAGCTGGGCGTTCATATCGCCGATGTCAGCTGGTATGTGAAACGCGGTTCGGAATTGGATAAAGAAGCATTTCGCCGCGGTACCAGCGTGTACTTGGCGGATCGCGTTATTCCGATGTTGCCGGAAGTGCTTTCAAACGGTGTCTGCAGCTTAAATGAAGGCGTCGATCGCTATACCATGTCCGTGGTCATGGAAGTCAACAAAGCGGGCGAAGTGGTGAACTCTAAAATAGGCCCCGGCATCATTAAAAGTGCTCGCCGTTGTACCTACGCGGAAGTTCGTAAAGCACTGTTGGAAGATATTTATCCGGACAATTTAGAACCACATCTTACGATGCTCAAAACCTGGCAGGAACTGGCGGAACGTTTGATTCGCATGCGTACGGAACGCGGCGCGTTGAGTTTTGATTTCCCTGAATTCAAAATCTTGCTGGATGAAGAGGGTAAGCCGATCCAGATCGCCAAACGTGACCGCACCATTGCCGAAAAAATGGTTGAAGAGGCTATGTTGTTGGCCAATGAAACGATCGCACAGTTTATCTCGAAAGAAAATCGGGTCGCCATTTTCCGTGTGCACCAATCACCGGACAAAGAAAAACTGCAAATGGTTTTGAACCTGTTGCAGGTTTGGGGTGTGCAAATCGAATTGGGCGCGGAAGTAGAGTCGAAAGACGTTCAAAAAATGTTGGCCGTTGCCGAAGAACACGGCATCCAACCGATTATTGAAACAATGACGCTGCGTTCGTTGCCGCAAGCCTATTATGACATCGTTAATTGGGGGCATTTCGGTTTGGCCTCCGAATGTTACACACATTTCACATCGCCGATTCGACGTTATCCGGATCTCGTGGTGCACCGTTTGGTCCGTGAAGTTTTGGCGGGCAAATCGCAGCCGGCGCGCGATAAACAATGGCTAGGGCGCGCGGCGGAGCAGTCTTCGATGGCGGAACGCAGAGCGGTAGAAGCGGAACGTGAAACCAACGATTTGAAACGGACGGAATACATGGCACCGTTTGTCGGCGAAGCGTTTGATGCGACCGTCACAGGACTTGCCAATTTCGGTATATTTGTCGCCCTGGATAACGGCGCGGAGGGATTGGTCCATACCGACGTGATCGATAATGGGCAAGGCCATTTTGAGGAACGGGATTATACGTTTAAAGATCATGGCGGACAAACGATTTTCCAGTTGGGTGATACCGTTCGCGTGACATTGGCGAAAGCCGATATCGAACATCGCACACTCGACTTCCTGCTCGGAGAATTTAACTCGCTTGAAGAAGTCGCACAGGCATCGGCGGCCATCCGCAGTCGCAATAAGGGCAAGAGTAAGACGAAAGCGGCGAAAAAGCTGGCCAAGGCGAAACGACTAAAAAATAAAAACGGTAAGCGAGGCAAACGCCGCCGTCGCTAG
- the secG gene encoding preprotein translocase subunit SecG has product MTLMFAEMIIAVLLITVVVLQESKTAGMGSSIGGAADTFFGGKARGKDAILSRLTVILGIVFALTTLALVKYLNTY; this is encoded by the coding sequence ATGACGTTGATGTTTGCAGAGATGATCATCGCGGTATTATTGATTACCGTTGTGGTTCTGCAAGAAAGCAAGACAGCCGGTATGGGGAGTTCTATCGGCGGCGCGGCAGATACCTTCTTCGGTGGTAAAGCGCGTGGCAAAGATGCGATTTTATCGCGCTTAACCGTTATTTTGGGTATTGTTTTCGCGTTGACTACGTTAGCGCTTGTGAAATACTTGAATACGTACTAA
- the sigH gene encoding RNA polymerase sporulation sigma factor SigH yields the protein MEATEYSSEMPTDEELVLRSQAGDTEALEAIIERYRGLAKLRTRSYFLAGAESDDLVQEAMIGLFKAARDYDPKYGASFKTFANICITRQMLTAIKGATRYKHQPLNSYISLNRSVFEEDDGGRPLLEMLATDNDSDPESIYLRNEWMVSLSQAVPRVLSKLELRVLLYYLRGLSYETIAQRIGRPVKTVDNAIQRMKRKMELYFRNH from the coding sequence ATGGAGGCGACGGAGTATTCGTCGGAAATGCCGACGGATGAAGAGTTGGTACTCCGCAGCCAAGCAGGAGACACCGAGGCTCTGGAAGCGATTATTGAACGCTATCGAGGCTTAGCCAAATTGAGGACCCGCTCGTACTTTTTAGCCGGAGCGGAAAGCGACGATTTGGTGCAGGAAGCGATGATCGGTCTGTTTAAAGCGGCGCGCGATTATGATCCTAAATACGGTGCGAGCTTTAAAACCTTTGCCAATATCTGTATTACCCGGCAAATGCTGACGGCGATCAAAGGAGCCACTCGGTATAAACACCAGCCGCTCAATTCCTATATATCTCTCAATCGATCGGTGTTTGAAGAAGACGATGGCGGGCGTCCGCTATTGGAGATGCTGGCAACAGACAACGACAGCGATCCCGAGTCGATTTATTTACGTAACGAGTGGATGGTATCGCTTTCACAAGCGGTGCCGCGCGTTTTGAGCAAGCTGGAATTGCGGGTGCTGCTCTACTATTTGCGAGGACTTTCTTATGAAACGATTGCGCAACGCATCGGTCGTCCGGTAAAAACAGTAGATAATGCGATTCAGCGCATGAAGCGTAAGATGGAATTATATTTTCGAAATCATTAA
- a CDS encoding NYN domain-containing protein, translating into MTEYNLKPLWLVDGYNVIFADPVYWRFEKDDLEHAREFLADTLLDLAKHTGIEVVLVFDGKKIGHASKIIERAPGFHIVYTTAQTTADSYIEKAAFRQRDNYRYIYVVTSDGPEQSQVSGSGAYRKSVRDLMHDIRADKKAQKEEHSNFTQKQRVALVEQLCPDARDFLERLRRRK; encoded by the coding sequence ATGACTGAATACAATTTGAAACCGTTGTGGCTGGTGGACGGCTACAACGTGATTTTTGCCGATCCTGTGTATTGGCGCTTTGAAAAAGATGATCTGGAACACGCCCGGGAATTTTTAGCGGATACCTTGCTCGATCTGGCAAAGCACACGGGGATCGAAGTAGTCTTGGTATTTGACGGCAAAAAGATCGGGCATGCCAGCAAAATAATCGAACGTGCGCCCGGTTTTCATATCGTGTATACGACGGCGCAAACCACTGCTGACAGCTATATCGAAAAAGCAGCCTTTCGCCAGCGCGATAACTACCGCTACATCTATGTGGTGACGTCGGACGGACCGGAGCAGTCGCAAGTCAGCGGCAGCGGCGCGTACCGTAAATCGGTGCGGGATTTGATGCATGACATACGTGCCGATAAAAAGGCGCAAAAAGAAGAACATTCAAACTTCACGCAAAAACAGCGCGTCGCATTAGTAGAGCAGTTGTGCCCCGACGCGCGGGATTTTTTAGAACGGCTGCGCCGCCGCAAATGA
- the rlmB gene encoding 23S rRNA (guanosine(2251)-2'-O)-methyltransferase RlmB: MRSKAKPKFGGKRREHTDASAHYIAGRRGAVETIASGRARALYVQTPVRGDVKALVETARKAGIAVHETDAKTLQQMVPDVRQQGIVVELPPYEYATLESVLATVQNMENALVILLDGVEDPHNLGAIIRSADGAGAAAVIIPERRSAAVTEVVHKTSAGAVEWLPIARVTNVVQTLTALKQAGFWVGGADMAGDLTYTKADWRGKIVIVLGNEGKGISRLVRENCDFMVQIPMWGKVSSLNVSVAGALMMFEAARQQRSQHD, encoded by the coding sequence ATGAGATCCAAAGCCAAACCTAAGTTCGGCGGTAAACGTCGTGAGCATACCGATGCTTCCGCTCATTACATAGCCGGCCGTCGCGGCGCAGTGGAGACGATTGCCAGCGGGCGCGCTCGCGCGCTCTATGTGCAGACGCCGGTGCGCGGTGATGTGAAAGCGTTGGTTGAAACGGCGCGTAAGGCGGGAATTGCCGTTCATGAGACGGATGCCAAAACCTTACAACAAATGGTGCCCGATGTGCGACAACAAGGCATTGTGGTGGAATTACCGCCGTATGAATACGCCACATTGGAAAGTGTACTGGCGACGGTGCAAAACATGGAAAATGCGTTGGTCATACTTTTGGACGGTGTCGAAGATCCGCATAATCTCGGCGCGATCATTCGCTCCGCGGACGGCGCGGGAGCGGCCGCCGTCATTATTCCCGAGCGACGCAGCGCGGCAGTGACTGAGGTCGTTCATAAAACATCGGCCGGCGCGGTGGAATGGCTGCCGATTGCACGCGTCACCAACGTAGTGCAAACATTGACGGCGCTGAAACAAGCGGGCTTTTGGGTAGGCGGCGCTGATATGGCAGGCGATTTAACGTACACAAAAGCGGATTGGCGCGGCAAAATAGTGATCGTGCTGGGGAATGAAGGAAAGGGCATTTCGCGATTGGTACGTGAAAATTGCGATTTCATGGTACAGATTCCGATGTGGGGGAAAGTATCCTCATTGAATGTATCGGTCGCCGGCGCGCTGATGATGTTTGAGGCGGCGCGGCAACAACGGTCCCAACATGACTGA
- a CDS encoding Mini-ribonuclease 3: MKFKQYLYLRDEAIERLAQGTTTEEEWDLQTYAFVGDAVYSVFVRTRLAATGIPKTRVLHDLAARLVAAKNQSAVLRTLWDTLTEEERDLCRRARNLSLHAPASATLVEYQQSTAWEALLGYCYRHDQKERLETLLQTAWPIAQEVMRHEIQSQT; this comes from the coding sequence GTGAAATTTAAACAATATTTATATCTGCGTGACGAAGCGATCGAGCGTTTGGCGCAGGGGACGACGACCGAAGAGGAGTGGGATCTGCAGACGTATGCGTTCGTCGGTGACGCCGTCTACAGTGTTTTTGTACGCACTCGTCTCGCCGCGACCGGAATTCCCAAAACGCGTGTGTTGCATGATCTGGCGGCACGTTTGGTGGCGGCGAAAAATCAAAGCGCGGTATTACGGACTTTATGGGATACGCTGACAGAAGAAGAGCGGGATCTTTGCCGCCGCGCCCGTAATCTTTCTCTCCATGCGCCCGCCAGTGCGACGCTTGTCGAATACCAACAGAGTACAGCGTGGGAAGCGTTGCTTGGGTATTGCTATCGTCATGATCAAAAAGAGCGACTGGAGACACTTTTACAAACGGCCTGGCCGATTGCGCAGGAGGTAATGCGACATGAGATCCAAAGCCAAACCTAA
- the cysS gene encoding cysteine--tRNA ligase has translation MQVDETDLKNIYVYNTLSKQKEEFKPITPGKVKMYVCGVTPYNHSHIGNARPFVTWDVIHRYLEYRGYQVTHIQNFTDVDDKIINAAKLAGVQWSDIAGQFIATYFEVMDALHIRRVDRYPRVSEHMDDIIRMVEGLIAEGHAYPLHGDVYYDISTFAPYGKLSGRNVEDMLAGARVAVDDEKRNPGDFALWKAAKPDEPSWDSPWGKGRPGWHIECSAMSTKYLGDTFDFHGGGSDLIFPHHENEIAQSEGCTGHAFVNYWLHNGFITIDQEKMSKSLGNFFLVKDILAKYSPDALRFFLISTHYRSPLDFSDERLEEAERTVARLAATVAKLRQAVNRGHQEEDFTAQELRTAAIEARHAFIAAMNDDFNTALAIGAMFTLVKNTNIYLAGNNGEDARALNTVLDVLHEMMDVLGILPQVWKEPEVNDNEFKELLEMLVGVRQQAINEDLPELVQEMTERFNALGVALEAEPPQHAPEARYQAVMQSVLALREQARTEKKYQFADLLRDRLAAIGIVVEDGPEGSTWHRREI, from the coding sequence ATGCAAGTCGATGAAACGGATTTAAAAAATATTTATGTATATAATACGCTTTCCAAGCAAAAAGAAGAGTTCAAGCCGATTACTCCCGGGAAAGTAAAAATGTATGTGTGCGGTGTCACGCCGTACAATCATTCGCATATCGGTAACGCGCGACCGTTTGTGACGTGGGATGTGATTCATCGTTACTTGGAATACCGCGGTTACCAAGTAACACATATTCAAAATTTCACGGATGTGGATGACAAAATTATCAATGCGGCGAAATTGGCGGGCGTACAATGGAGCGATATTGCCGGGCAATTCATCGCGACGTATTTTGAAGTGATGGACGCGTTGCATATTCGCCGCGTAGATCGCTATCCGCGCGTATCCGAGCACATGGATGACATTATTCGCATGGTCGAAGGACTGATTGCGGAAGGACACGCCTATCCGTTGCACGGCGATGTGTACTATGACATCTCTACATTTGCGCCGTACGGGAAACTTTCCGGTCGCAATGTGGAAGACATGCTGGCGGGCGCGCGTGTGGCCGTCGATGACGAAAAACGCAATCCGGGAGACTTTGCCTTGTGGAAAGCGGCCAAACCCGATGAACCGTCGTGGGACAGCCCATGGGGCAAAGGCCGTCCGGGGTGGCACATCGAATGCTCCGCGATGAGTACTAAATATCTCGGTGATACATTTGATTTCCACGGCGGCGGCAGCGATCTTATTTTCCCACACCATGAAAATGAAATTGCGCAGTCGGAAGGCTGCACAGGTCACGCTTTCGTTAATTACTGGCTGCATAACGGATTTATCACAATCGATCAGGAAAAAATGAGTAAATCGCTGGGTAATTTTTTCCTCGTCAAAGATATTTTAGCCAAGTACAGTCCGGACGCATTGCGCTTTTTCCTTATTTCCACGCATTATCGCAGTCCGCTTGACTTCAGTGATGAACGATTGGAAGAGGCGGAGCGGACAGTGGCTCGTCTGGCGGCAACGGTGGCGAAATTGCGGCAGGCGGTCAACCGCGGCCATCAGGAAGAAGATTTCACCGCGCAGGAATTGCGTACGGCGGCGATTGAAGCGCGGCACGCGTTTATCGCCGCAATGAATGATGATTTCAACACAGCACTTGCCATCGGCGCGATGTTTACGTTGGTGAAAAATACGAATATCTATCTTGCCGGCAATAACGGTGAAGATGCCCGCGCGCTGAATACGGTACTGGATGTTTTGCATGAAATGATGGATGTCCTCGGCATTTTGCCGCAGGTCTGGAAAGAGCCGGAAGTGAACGACAACGAATTCAAAGAGTTGCTGGAAATGCTCGTCGGCGTTCGCCAACAGGCAATCAATGAAGATTTACCGGAACTGGTGCAAGAAATGACTGAGCGATTTAATGCTCTCGGAGTCGCTCTTGAAGCGGAACCGCCGCAACATGCGCCGGAAGCACGTTACCAGGCTGTGATGCAATCCGTTTTGGCGCTGCGGGAACAGGCGCGCACCGAGAAAAAATACCAATTCGCCGACTTGCTGCGGGATCGACTGGCCGCGATCGGAATTGTGGTTGAAGACGGACCGGAAGGTTCGACGTGGCATCGTCGTGAAATTTAA
- the cysE gene encoding serine O-acetyltransferase, with amino-acid sequence MNFLQQCQNDIRVVFARDPAAKNFWEVIFCYPGLHALWWHRVSHWWYRHNCFFIARLLSHWARFFTGIEIHPGAQIGNGVFIDHGGGVVIGETAVVGDNVTLYQGVTLGGTGKEKGKRHPTLEDYVVVACGAKVLGSFTVGEGAKIGSGSVVLKPVPPHSTVVGIPGQVISSRGISPLHIDNDEEEVDLDHSELPDPIKEKITNLKEQVALLEERLAKLEENYASR; translated from the coding sequence GTGAACTTTTTGCAACAATGCCAAAATGATATTCGCGTCGTGTTCGCGCGCGACCCCGCAGCAAAAAACTTTTGGGAAGTCATTTTTTGCTATCCCGGTTTGCATGCATTATGGTGGCATCGTGTATCGCACTGGTGGTATCGACACAATTGCTTTTTTATCGCGCGGTTACTATCCCATTGGGCACGGTTTTTTACGGGCATTGAAATTCACCCCGGCGCGCAGATCGGTAACGGTGTCTTTATTGATCACGGCGGCGGAGTGGTGATCGGTGAAACGGCCGTTGTCGGCGATAATGTGACACTCTATCAGGGGGTAACCTTGGGCGGTACGGGTAAAGAAAAAGGCAAACGTCATCCGACGCTCGAGGATTACGTGGTAGTCGCCTGCGGAGCCAAAGTGCTCGGTTCGTTTACCGTAGGTGAAGGAGCTAAAATAGGTTCCGGTTCGGTGGTGCTTAAACCGGTGCCGCCGCACAGTACCGTTGTCGGTATTCCGGGACAAGTGATTTCCAGCCGGGGTATCAGCCCGTTGCATATCGATAACGATGAAGAGGAAGTCGATTTGGATCACTCCGAATTACCGGATCCGATTAAAGAAAAAATTACGAATTTGAAAGAACAAGTCGCACTTTTGGAAGAACGTTTAGCAAAACTGGAGGAAAACTATGCAAGTCGATGA
- a CDS encoding HD-GYP domain-containing protein — MFTLNLMHTAAVYQKDRRELGRVMEPMLFLLRQKSHRLYSHSIQVAHYAASIAAQMGLPATEIETIQSAALLHDIGLLTLPTVALHKMPFLTRREQALYKKHPDLGSNMLETIPACQHIIPYIRHHHERWDGTGFPKHLRGVNIPLGARIIAVADYYEQITNPSAENWAKTKQEALNELFSASGLLFDPSIVRVFIDILS; from the coding sequence ATGTTTACCTTAAATTTAATGCATACGGCGGCAGTGTACCAAAAAGATCGACGCGAATTGGGCCGAGTCATGGAGCCCATGCTTTTTTTGCTGCGCCAAAAAAGCCACCGCCTCTACTCTCATTCGATTCAGGTCGCGCATTACGCAGCCAGCATCGCCGCTCAAATGGGTTTACCGGCCACCGAAATCGAAACGATTCAATCGGCCGCTCTGTTGCATGATATCGGACTTTTGACATTACCTACAGTAGCGTTACACAAGATGCCTTTCTTGACAAGGCGCGAACAAGCTCTATACAAAAAGCACCCGGATCTCGGCAGCAATATGCTCGAAACGATTCCGGCTTGCCAACATATTATTCCTTATATCCGACATCATCATGAACGCTGGGACGGCACCGGTTTTCCCAAGCATCTGCGCGGCGTAAATATTCCTTTGGGTGCCCGCATCATTGCCGTTGCCGATTACTACGAACAAATCACCAATCCCTCGGCGGAAAATTGGGCGAAAACAAAACAGGAAGCGTTGAATGAACTCTTCAGCGCCTCCGGTCTTCTGTTTGATCCGTCGATTGTCCGTGTGTTTATCGACATTTTGAGTTAA
- a CDS encoding ComF family protein, whose translation MPSFWQYLLSFLYPPHCPGCHVAVSRHGEWCRHCRDEVWQPRQLAGSHHGKLTGCYACTDYRGGVRSALLRYKFGRKHLDPLVFQNLLRDFPWPDAFPDDALCVPIPLSRERYAERGFNQVAEIFAPLARERGWQWSKDLVKIRHTPAQSTLSRTDRHTNIKNSFQWEGVPLTGRTVILVDDIYTTGATLEEAARVLYRAGAAQIIGWVIASGAR comes from the coding sequence ATGCCTAGTTTTTGGCAATATCTTTTATCTTTTTTATATCCGCCGCATTGCCCCGGCTGTCACGTGGCGGTCAGTCGGCACGGTGAGTGGTGTCGGCATTGCCGTGACGAGGTATGGCAGCCGCGACAGCTTGCGGGGAGTCATCACGGCAAGCTTACGGGATGTTACGCTTGCACGGATTACCGCGGCGGCGTGCGCAGCGCCTTGTTGCGTTATAAATTCGGACGCAAGCATTTGGATCCACTGGTATTTCAAAATTTGTTGCGCGATTTTCCCTGGCCGGATGCGTTTCCGGATGACGCTCTGTGCGTACCGATTCCACTCTCGCGGGAGCGCTACGCCGAGCGTGGCTTTAATCAGGTGGCGGAAATTTTCGCACCGCTGGCGCGGGAACGCGGCTGGCAATGGTCAAAAGACCTTGTCAAAATACGTCACACACCGGCGCAATCCACATTGAGTCGTACAGATCGTCATACCAATATAAAAAACTCCTTCCAGTGGGAAGGAGTTCCATTGACAGGTCGTACGGTGATTCTTGTGGATGATATCTATACTACGGGCGCTACGCTGGAAGAAGCGGCGCGCGTTTTGTACCGAGCCGGTGCCGCACAAATTATCGGTTGGGTAATCGCGTCGGGCGCGCGTTAA
- a CDS encoding ATP-dependent RecD-like DNA helicase, whose product MNGQWEETFAGTVESIIFAAADDSFCVFKMRPAQQYKSWTLVGNVSAPLVGEEVEVSGTWVEHPRFGRQLRITALRRVRPQSAAGIVRYLGSGLFRGIGPALAKRIVDHFGEETLAVLDTSPERLAEVRGIGETTWRNFAQTYHEVSDLHALTLALEEAGVAGRFAAVLQKQYGESALTVLENDPYRLARDVEGFPFRSADALAMHAGMPQDSMDRVEAGVNEVLLRGAERGHSCLKLATLARETARLLRIDEDRIREALGELLEYGVYPVTIVDDTAYVYHLSLYEAETGVAHHIERLQTVEPLTVVGAEMILERWAAKEEVTLAAEQIQAILAALETGVLVITGGPGTGKTTLVRALLAVVSQARLRTVLAAPTGRAAKRLAETSEQDASTLHKLLEAGLVEDASVFQRDAQNPLKGDLFIIDEASMLDVSLMYHFLEAVPDHARVIFVGDVDQLPPVGPGNVLRDIIASDTVPVVRLEHIYRQEEGSGIALAAAAIRQGQMPVWRDDVTFIDCAEEEALEEVLSLCRTLRYADPERQFAMQVLAPMYRGICGVDALNQALQRQAHGYMGKSNRGLQVGDKVMQRKNNYEKGVYNGDLGEVYAVGEEHIAVDFRIKNSTYERGELQELQLAYALTVHKSQGSEYETVVLVLLPSQQIMLQRNLVYTAVTRAKSHVYIVGSPAAFKKALRTQHTAGRTSLLRARLTGEIDA is encoded by the coding sequence ATGAACGGACAGTGGGAAGAAACGTTTGCCGGTACCGTGGAAAGTATTATTTTTGCAGCGGCAGACGATTCTTTTTGCGTGTTCAAAATGCGACCGGCGCAGCAGTATAAAAGCTGGACCTTGGTCGGTAATGTGAGCGCGCCGCTTGTCGGTGAAGAGGTCGAGGTCAGCGGTACATGGGTGGAACATCCGCGCTTCGGACGACAGCTGCGCATTACCGCGTTGCGAAGAGTGCGCCCGCAAAGCGCCGCCGGCATCGTTCGTTATCTCGGTTCGGGCCTGTTTCGCGGCATCGGTCCCGCACTTGCCAAACGAATTGTGGATCATTTCGGTGAGGAAACGCTTGCCGTTTTGGATACATCGCCCGAACGGTTAGCGGAAGTGCGCGGTATCGGTGAAACCACTTGGCGTAATTTTGCGCAGACATACCATGAAGTAAGCGACTTGCATGCGCTGACATTGGCGCTGGAAGAAGCGGGCGTGGCCGGACGATTTGCCGCGGTATTACAAAAGCAATACGGGGAATCGGCTCTGACGGTGCTGGAAAATGATCCGTATCGACTGGCGCGCGATGTGGAAGGATTTCCGTTTCGCAGTGCCGATGCGCTGGCCATGCACGCGGGAATGCCGCAAGATTCCATGGATCGGGTGGAAGCGGGTGTGAATGAAGTGCTTCTGCGGGGAGCCGAACGCGGTCACAGTTGCTTGAAGTTGGCAACTCTGGCACGGGAAACGGCGCGCCTTCTGCGGATCGATGAAGATCGTATTCGCGAGGCCTTGGGAGAACTTTTGGAGTATGGCGTTTATCCCGTGACGATTGTCGATGATACAGCTTACGTGTACCATCTTTCTTTGTATGAAGCGGAAACGGGTGTAGCGCATCACATCGAGCGTCTGCAGACAGTAGAACCGCTGACGGTAGTCGGTGCGGAAATGATTTTGGAAAGGTGGGCGGCAAAAGAAGAGGTGACGTTGGCCGCCGAGCAAATTCAAGCCATCCTTGCCGCGCTGGAAACCGGCGTGCTCGTGATTACCGGCGGCCCCGGTACGGGCAAAACAACATTGGTGCGGGCTCTTTTGGCGGTTGTTTCCCAAGCTCGTCTGCGAACTGTTTTGGCTGCGCCGACCGGACGAGCCGCGAAGCGACTTGCGGAAACATCCGAGCAGGACGCGTCCACTTTGCATAAGTTGTTGGAAGCGGGATTGGTGGAGGACGCAAGTGTTTTTCAGCGTGATGCGCAAAATCCTTTGAAGGGCGATTTATTCATTATCGATGAGGCGTCCATGTTGGATGTCAGCCTGATGTACCATTTTTTGGAGGCGGTGCCCGATCACGCCCGCGTCATTTTTGTCGGTGATGTCGATCAGTTGCCGCCGGTTGGTCCGGGGAACGTGTTGCGCGATATCATCGCATCGGATACGGTGCCGGTCGTAAGGCTGGAGCATATTTACCGACAGGAGGAAGGCAGCGGTATTGCGCTGGCCGCCGCGGCCATACGCCAAGGGCAGATGCCGGTGTGGCGTGATGACGTTACTTTTATCGACTGCGCCGAAGAAGAAGCGCTCGAGGAAGTTTTGTCACTTTGTCGCACGCTCCGTTACGCGGATCCGGAGCGTCAGTTTGCCATGCAGGTGCTGGCGCCGATGTACCGAGGTATCTGCGGTGTCGATGCATTGAATCAGGCGTTGCAGCGGCAGGCGCACGGATACATGGGAAAATCCAACCGCGGTTTGCAGGTCGGCGATAAGGTCATGCAGCGGAAAAATAATTACGAAAAAGGCGTTTATAACGGTGATTTGGGCGAAGTATATGCAGTCGGCGAGGAACATATCGCGGTCGATTTTCGCATTAAAAATTCTACCTATGAGCGCGGTGAGTTACAGGAACTGCAGTTGGCTTATGCACTGACTGTGCATAAGAGTCAGGGGAGCGAATACGAAACGGTAGTGTTGGTGCTGCTGCCTTCGCAACAAATCATGTTGCAGCGAAATCTTGTGTATACGGCAGTGACCCGTGCCAAATCCCATGTGTATATTGTCGGTTCGCCGGCGGCGTTCAAGAAAGCATTGCGCACCCAACACACAGCCGGTCGCACCAGCCTTTTGCGTGCGCGTTTGACAGGAGAAATCGATGCCTAG